A DNA window from Microcystis aeruginosa NIES-843 contains the following coding sequences:
- a CDS encoding Gfo/Idh/MocA family protein, producing the protein MSNQPANFPGNRNQLKPIKVGIIGVGNMGQHHSRILSLLKDVEFVGVADVNVEKGLETASKYRVRFFENYLDLLPRVDAVCIAVPTRLHHRVGMDCLQGGVHTLIEKPIAASISEAESLVNAAADHDCILQVGHIERFNPAFQELSKVLKTEEILAIESHRMSPYSQRANDVSVVLDLMIHDIDLILELVSAPVVKLTASGSRAATDSGYLDYVTATLGFSNGVVANLTASKVTHRKIRRLAAHCKNSLTEADFLNNEILIHRQTTANYSTDYGQVLYRQDGLIEKVYTSNIEPLHAELEHFVHCVRGGDQPSVGGEQALKALRLASLIEQIALDGRVWQQSDWNYQYLNSPVITAS; encoded by the coding sequence ATGTCCAATCAACCAGCAAACTTTCCGGGTAACAGAAATCAACTCAAACCGATTAAAGTCGGGATTATCGGGGTCGGTAACATGGGACAACACCATAGTCGCATCCTGAGTTTATTAAAAGACGTGGAATTCGTCGGGGTGGCCGATGTCAACGTCGAAAAGGGACTGGAAACTGCCAGTAAATACCGAGTCCGTTTTTTTGAAAATTATTTAGATCTCTTACCTAGGGTAGATGCGGTTTGTATCGCTGTCCCCACGCGGTTACACCATCGAGTCGGGATGGACTGTCTGCAAGGGGGAGTACATACCTTGATCGAGAAACCGATCGCCGCTAGTATTAGTGAAGCGGAATCTTTAGTCAATGCGGCAGCCGATCACGATTGTATTCTGCAAGTGGGTCATATCGAGCGTTTTAATCCCGCTTTCCAAGAGTTATCGAAGGTCTTGAAAACCGAGGAGATTTTAGCGATTGAATCCCATCGCATGAGTCCCTATTCCCAACGCGCTAATGATGTGTCGGTGGTGTTAGATTTAATGATCCACGATATAGATTTAATTTTAGAATTAGTCTCCGCTCCCGTGGTGAAATTAACCGCTAGTGGTAGTCGCGCTGCCACTGATTCCGGTTATCTCGATTATGTCACTGCAACCCTTGGTTTTAGTAATGGAGTAGTGGCTAATTTAACCGCTAGTAAGGTGACTCATCGCAAGATTCGCCGTTTAGCAGCCCACTGTAAAAATTCTCTCACGGAAGCGGATTTTCTCAATAATGAAATCCTCATTCACCGGCAAACCACCGCTAACTATAGCACCGATTACGGTCAAGTTCTCTACCGTCAAGATGGTTTAATTGAAAAAGTTTATACCAGCAATATTGAACCTCTACACGCGGAATTAGAACATTTTGTTCATTGTGTGCGCGGTGGGGACCAACCTTCTGTCGGTGGGGAACAAGCTTTAAAAGCTTTACGATTAGCTAGTTTAATCGAACAAATTGCCCTTGATGGTCGCGTTTGGCAACAATCGGACTGGAATTATCAATATCTTAATTCTCCCGTGATTACTGCTTCTTAA
- a CDS encoding PIN/TRAM domain-containing protein, translating to MLDAVIILLFVFAIASIGYSGVDLLPVAVQSQISNIEALRWLSAGFASIIGLALGLVAQTTYRRLETQVRQTPIEVILTRSVGLVIGLLIANLILAPIFFLPIPREFSFVKPIIAILGSVMFSYLGVSLADTHGRTFLRLINPNSMESILVAEGTLQAAATKVVDTSCIIDGRIEQLLDTGFIEGQILIPQFILQELQQLADGSNDQKRVRGRRGLDILNRMQQEFPERIIIHPADYEDISTVDAKLVHLAQEINATLLTNDYNLSKVANLQKVTILNVNDLAQAVRPIYLPGDTLDLKILKAGKEPTQGIGYLEDGTMVVVEEGKDYLGGELRVVVTSALQTSAGRMIFAKPQNSLIA from the coding sequence ATGCTTGATGCAGTCATAATTTTACTATTCGTCTTCGCTATTGCCAGTATTGGTTATAGTGGTGTGGACTTGCTGCCGGTTGCTGTCCAGTCGCAAATCAGCAATATTGAAGCTTTACGCTGGTTATCGGCGGGTTTTGCCTCAATTATTGGTTTAGCTCTTGGTTTAGTTGCCCAAACTACCTATCGTCGTCTAGAAACCCAAGTAAGACAAACTCCGATCGAAGTTATTTTAACCCGTTCCGTCGGTCTAGTTATCGGTTTGTTAATTGCTAATCTGATCCTAGCTCCGATTTTCTTCCTACCGATTCCCAGAGAATTCTCGTTTGTTAAGCCGATAATCGCCATTTTAGGCAGTGTTATGTTTTCCTATCTGGGGGTTAGTTTAGCAGATACCCACGGTCGCACTTTTTTGCGTCTGATTAACCCCAATAGTATGGAATCAATTCTAGTGGCAGAGGGAACCCTGCAAGCTGCCGCCACCAAAGTTGTTGACACCAGTTGTATTATCGATGGTCGTATCGAACAATTGTTAGACACGGGATTTATCGAAGGACAGATACTAATCCCCCAATTTATCCTTCAGGAATTGCAACAGTTAGCGGATGGCAGTAACGACCAAAAACGAGTCAGAGGAAGACGAGGATTAGATATCCTAAACCGGATGCAGCAAGAATTCCCCGAGCGTATTATCATTCATCCGGCCGATTATGAGGATATTAGCACCGTAGATGCTAAATTAGTCCATCTTGCCCAAGAAATTAACGCCACCTTGCTCACTAACGATTATAATCTCAGTAAAGTGGCCAATCTGCAAAAAGTCACCATCTTGAATGTCAACGATCTCGCCCAAGCAGTACGCCCGATCTACTTGCCCGGGGATACTTTGGATCTAAAAATTCTCAAAGCAGGAAAAGAACCCACCCAAGGCATTGGTTATCTAGAAGATGGCACGATGGTGGTGGTAGAAGAAGGAAAAGATTATCTAGGGGGAGAATTGCGGGTAGTGGTGACATCTGCACTGCAAACCTCGGCCGGACGGATGATTTTTGCTAAACCCCAAAATTCCCTAATTGCCTAA
- the hemW gene encoding radical SAM family heme chaperone HemW, whose product MSYFHPVTSVYIHIPFCRRRCFYCDFPIFVLGNRTNPATFPPVVEYVEILQEEISLSQGTGKPLETIFFGGGTPSLLPVELLGSILDTLAKKFDFAADIEISMEIDPATFSLEQLQGYLSAGVNRVSLGVQAFQEPLLQVSGRSHTVKDIYQAVELIQGLGIVNYSLDLISGLPQQTLTDWENSLEKAIKLQPAHLSCYDLVLEAVTPFGKQYQPGKKPLPDDETTAKMYVLAGEKLALAGYQHYEISNYAKPGYQCRHNRVYWENRPYYGFGMGAASYLHQQRFTRPRKSRDYFAWVKEGCQIDVEKNSLIDDLLETLMLGLRLAEGVSLPAIEANFGSEIKKAILEVLEPHKQRNLVIIEGDSRVRLSDPEGFLFSNLVLTDLFDRWQ is encoded by the coding sequence ATGTCCTATTTTCACCCCGTAACCTCGGTTTATATTCATATTCCCTTTTGTCGTCGGCGCTGTTTTTACTGCGATTTCCCGATTTTTGTCCTTGGTAATCGCACCAATCCGGCGACTTTTCCCCCTGTGGTGGAGTATGTGGAAATATTACAGGAAGAAATTAGCCTTAGTCAGGGGACGGGGAAACCCCTAGAAACAATTTTTTTTGGGGGGGGGACTCCTTCCCTATTACCGGTGGAATTATTAGGATCGATTCTGGATACTTTAGCTAAAAAGTTTGATTTTGCGGCCGATATAGAGATTTCTATGGAGATTGATCCGGCTACCTTTAGTTTAGAACAATTACAGGGTTATCTTAGCGCAGGAGTCAATCGGGTTAGTTTAGGAGTACAGGCTTTTCAAGAACCATTATTACAGGTTTCCGGTCGATCGCATACTGTTAAGGATATCTATCAGGCAGTGGAATTAATTCAGGGATTGGGAATAGTTAACTATAGTTTGGATTTGATTTCAGGATTGCCACAACAAACCCTGACAGATTGGGAAAATTCCCTAGAAAAAGCGATCAAACTGCAACCGGCCCATCTTTCCTGTTACGATTTGGTCTTAGAGGCGGTTACTCCTTTCGGTAAACAGTATCAACCGGGGAAAAAACCCTTACCCGATGATGAAACCACGGCAAAAATGTATGTTTTAGCCGGTGAAAAACTAGCTTTAGCCGGTTATCAACATTACGAGATTTCTAACTATGCCAAACCGGGTTATCAATGCCGACATAATCGGGTTTACTGGGAAAATCGTCCCTATTACGGCTTTGGTATGGGGGCTGCTAGTTATCTTCATCAACAACGTTTTACCCGTCCGCGCAAAAGTCGCGACTATTTCGCTTGGGTAAAAGAAGGCTGTCAGATTGACGTGGAGAAAAATAGCTTGATTGATGATCTTCTCGAAACCTTAATGCTAGGGTTAAGGTTAGCAGAAGGTGTGAGTTTGCCCGCAATTGAAGCTAATTTTGGCTCGGAAATCAAAAAAGCAATTTTAGAGGTCTTAGAGCCGCATAAACAGCGTAATTTAGTAATAATTGAGGGGGATAGCAGGGTAAGATTAAGCGACCCCGAAGGTTTTTTGTTTTCTAATCTAGTTTTAACCGATTTATTCGATCGCTGGCAATAG
- a CDS encoding shikimate kinase: protein MDNSTDFNSLRGLSVFLLGMMGSGKSTLGELLSRRLQYRFFDTDILIERVAGKKIREIFVDEGEATFRELETQVLAELSSLTKTVIATGGGMVLKPMNWSYLRHGLMIWLDVPLEILVKRLKQDTSRPLLQSTDLDSKLELLLEQRRGLYAEADLRIVVSDLDTPTDIVEKILTAIPTVIKDFHPERDHN from the coding sequence ATGGACAATTCAACGGATTTTAACTCCTTACGGGGATTAAGTGTTTTTTTGCTAGGAATGATGGGATCTGGCAAATCCACCCTGGGAGAGTTGCTTTCCCGACGGTTACAATATCGTTTTTTTGATACAGATATATTAATAGAAAGGGTCGCGGGAAAGAAAATCAGGGAAATTTTTGTCGACGAGGGAGAAGCGACTTTTCGGGAGTTAGAAACCCAAGTTTTAGCCGAATTATCCTCTCTGACTAAAACTGTGATTGCCACCGGGGGAGGGATGGTTTTAAAACCGATGAATTGGAGTTATCTTCGTCACGGTTTAATGATTTGGTTAGATGTTCCCCTAGAAATCTTGGTTAAACGTTTAAAACAAGATACCTCTCGTCCCTTGCTTCAGTCCACTGATTTAGACAGTAAACTGGAATTATTATTAGAACAAAGACGAGGACTTTATGCAGAAGCAGATCTTCGGATTGTTGTTTCTGACCTAGATACACCTACTGATATCGTTGAGAAAATTTTAACAGCAATACCGACGGTGATTAAAGATTTTCATCCAGAAAGGGATCATAACTAA
- a CDS encoding excalibur calcium-binding domain-containing protein has product MKKVIVILILGFLSEQISIKSPISGNQTLNNLAVANNNNRPTPQKKPSPSPQFRCDGRTHCSQMTSCAEATFFLRNCPNVKMDGDGDGVPCESQWCGKKSSEKCLESSQNN; this is encoded by the coding sequence ATGAAAAAAGTAATTGTTATTTTAATTCTGGGTTTTCTGAGCGAACAAATATCAATAAAATCACCAATTTCTGGCAATCAAACCCTCAATAATTTAGCCGTAGCTAACAACAATAATCGTCCCACTCCCCAGAAAAAACCTAGTCCTTCTCCACAGTTTCGGTGCGATGGTAGAACTCACTGTTCCCAGATGACCTCCTGTGCAGAAGCGACTTTTTTCTTGAGAAATTGCCCCAATGTCAAAATGGATGGAGACGGTGATGGAGTTCCCTGTGAAAGTCAATGGTGTGGAAAAAAATCCTCAGAAAAATGTTTGGAAAGTTCTCAAAATAACTAA
- the trmFO gene encoding FADH(2)-oxidizing methylenetetrahydrofolate--tRNA-(uracil(54)-C(5))-methyltransferase TrmFO, producing the protein MIDRPIHVIGGGLAGTEAAWQIAQAGIPVILHEMRPIRSSPAHHSQFLAELVCSNSFGAMAVDRATGLLHEELRRLNSLVIAQADQHSVPAGGALAVDRGVFSRNLTEILANHPLVTLKRQEITEIPRDGIVVLTTGPLTSAALAADLQNFAGLDYLSFFDAASPIILGESIDRSIAFLASRYDKGEAAYLNCPMDREQYLHFWQELKQAEQAELKDFERENAKFFEACLPIEELASRGEDTMRFGPLKPVGLADPRYPDQRPYAVIQLRMEDKAGQLWNMVGFQTNLKWGEQTRVFRLIPGLEKAEFVRMGVMHKNTFINSPQLLSSSLQFKSRPTLLAAGQLIGTEGYTAAAAGGWLAGTNAARLALGLETVTLPTTTMMGSLFEFISSAEPKHFQPMPPNFGILPNFTRKIRNKRERYGQYADRSLQDLEAWMNQLKTPCLV; encoded by the coding sequence ATGATCGATCGCCCTATTCATGTAATTGGTGGAGGATTAGCGGGGACTGAGGCGGCGTGGCAGATAGCCCAAGCAGGTATTCCCGTGATCCTGCACGAAATGCGCCCAATTCGCTCTAGTCCCGCCCACCATAGCCAATTTTTAGCCGAATTAGTCTGTAGTAACTCCTTTGGTGCCATGGCGGTGGATCGCGCCACCGGGTTACTCCATGAAGAATTACGACGCTTAAATTCTCTAGTTATTGCCCAGGCCGATCAGCACAGTGTCCCCGCAGGAGGGGCTTTAGCGGTCGATCGAGGGGTCTTTAGTCGAAATTTGACGGAAATCTTGGCTAACCACCCTCTAGTCACCTTAAAACGTCAGGAGATCACGGAAATTCCCCGGGATGGTATCGTCGTTTTAACCACTGGACCGTTAACCAGTGCTGCTTTGGCCGCAGATCTGCAAAATTTTGCCGGCCTGGACTATCTGAGCTTTTTTGATGCCGCTAGTCCGATTATTCTAGGGGAATCGATCGATCGATCGATCGCTTTTCTGGCCTCCCGTTACGATAAAGGTGAGGCCGCCTATCTCAATTGTCCTATGGATCGGGAACAATACCTGCACTTCTGGCAAGAACTAAAACAGGCAGAACAAGCAGAATTAAAGGATTTTGAGCGAGAAAATGCCAAATTTTTCGAGGCTTGTCTGCCAATCGAAGAATTAGCCAGTCGGGGAGAGGATACCATGCGTTTTGGTCCCCTGAAACCGGTGGGATTAGCGGATCCCAGATATCCGGATCAACGTCCCTACGCAGTTATACAGTTGCGAATGGAAGATAAAGCGGGGCAATTGTGGAATATGGTGGGATTTCAAACTAATTTAAAATGGGGTGAACAAACACGGGTTTTCCGTCTGATTCCGGGGTTAGAAAAGGCCGAATTTGTCCGCATGGGGGTGATGCACAAAAACACCTTTATTAATTCTCCCCAGTTATTATCCTCCAGTCTCCAGTTTAAATCGCGACCGACGCTATTAGCGGCAGGACAGTTAATCGGCACGGAAGGCTATACGGCTGCGGCTGCTGGGGGATGGTTAGCGGGAACTAATGCCGCTCGTTTAGCTTTAGGATTAGAAACGGTGACATTGCCAACCACAACGATGATGGGGTCATTATTTGAGTTTATCAGCAGTGCCGAACCGAAACATTTTCAACCGATGCCACCAAATTTTGGCATTTTGCCGAATTTTACCAGAAAAATCCGCAATAAACGGGAACGTTACGGTCAATATGCCGATCGCTCTTTGCAGGATTTAGAAGCATGGATGAATCAGTTAAAAACTCCCTGTCTCGTCTAA
- a CDS encoding PEP-CTERM sorting domain-containing protein → MSTLPNKAIAFSFTGPFAPSNWTLTNTNADGSVDTTNAATGTIVLAGGNNGSNSAGTTDWTIPINASRAGNILFNWSYFTLDTPGFDSAGYLLNGTYTPLATQDGDFSAAPVSLNVNIGDVFGFRAATDTNSDGPPVFTVFAVPTVPEPSSIVGLLAVVGLGAISLRKQ, encoded by the coding sequence TTGTCCACACTTCCGAACAAAGCCATCGCCTTTAGCTTTACCGGTCCTTTCGCCCCGAGTAATTGGACATTAACTAATACCAATGCCGATGGGTCAGTGGACACCACCAATGCCGCTACTGGTACAATTGTCCTAGCTGGTGGCAATAACGGGAGCAATTCAGCCGGTACAACCGATTGGACTATCCCCATCAACGCTTCTAGGGCCGGTAATATTCTCTTTAACTGGAGCTACTTTACCCTAGATACTCCTGGATTTGACTCGGCGGGTTATCTTCTCAACGGGACCTATACTCCCCTAGCGACTCAAGACGGGGACTTCAGTGCCGCACCCGTATCCCTTAATGTCAATATCGGGGATGTCTTCGGTTTTCGTGCGGCTACTGACACGAACAGTGACGGGCCACCCGTGTTTACTGTATTCGCTGTCCCCACGGTTCCCGAACCCTCATCAATTGTGGGTTTGTTAGCGGTTGTCGGCTTAGGGGCTATATCCTTGAGAAAACAGTAG
- a CDS encoding cupin domain-containing protein, producing MIAASIFDLPELIPDREILEILAQSQAIRLERIISTGQTTPRGQWYDQSEFEWVILLQGFAEISYEDGSQVNLQAGDYLLILPHQKHRVEFTSNNPPCIWLAIHYR from the coding sequence ATGATAGCAGCTTCAATTTTTGATTTACCTGAACTAATTCCTGACCGAGAAATTCTGGAAATTTTGGCCCAAAGTCAGGCTATTCGTCTGGAAAGAATTATTTCCACCGGTCAAACCACTCCCAGGGGTCAATGGTACGATCAATCTGAGTTTGAATGGGTGATTTTATTACAGGGATTCGCTGAGATTAGTTATGAGGATGGCAGCCAAGTTAATCTGCAAGCAGGGGATTATCTGCTGATTCTTCCTCACCAAAAACATCGCGTCGAATTTACTAGCAATAATCCCCCTTGTATTTGGTTAGCTATCCATTATCGCTAG
- a CDS encoding AbrB/MazE/SpoVT family DNA-binding domain-containing protein, protein MQKNTMKISPNGQITIPPDIQEKLGLLPGTEIQLEVIGDILQIRKPRTLSRGKQLIAAIRGKATSRLTTNDIMQATRDTKSGY, encoded by the coding sequence ATGCAGAAAAACACCATGAAAATTAGCCCTAACGGACAAATCACTATTCCCCCTGATATTCAAGAAAAGCTTGGGTTGTTACCCGGTACAGAAATCCAGCTGGAAGTGATTGGGGATATCTTGCAAATTCGCAAGCCTAGAACCCTAAGCCGGGGAAAGCAACTGATTGCCGCTATCCGTGGCAAAGCAACTAGCCGTCTAACAACCAACGACATCATGCAAGCGACCCGTGATACTAAATCCGGTTATTAA
- a CDS encoding Calx-beta domain-containing protein, whose product MNTISLFPVYSLSDDLSNNLSFNPLSDEQPIISVAVSPESVTENGADKLVFTFSRTGNITNALDVLISIEGTASNYSDYSQTGINFGHPQYGDAFYVHFGEWSETTTVTVNPYADNNAESDETVTLRILETPDNSGYGIGINYSATGTIIEPPPPLPLISISGPYPDSLADDIQFVMPISGTPYIYNDAGTIGPAGGPFPNQQSLSNTVREVSLGTPTLIQGVYEYIWHHGCGPTAAGMVIGYWDRNGFPNLIPGDSTTQTNEVNEAIASSGHYNDYSLPRDDEHTGLLQDRSVFGGAHSSDSLADFMRTSWSSISNYYGWSWFDDVDDAIIGYTNYQGYAQFNSWNEVWGGFTWDDFVNEINNARPMVFLVDTDGNGGTDHFVTAIGYDATTRQYACHDTWDGAAVRWFDFSQISSGKRWGIYGATFIQPPKPTISLSVSPSSISENASGNLVYTFTRTGTKTNPLTVNYLVGGSATFNTDYTQVGATSFTGTSGTVTFAANSPTATLTVSPTIDTNITEGDETVALTLVTGTDYNIGTTTAVTGTILNNDYPTDILLTKIPAVGNLPIGTLLGNFSTVDPDVGDAFTYSLISGLGDRDNSRFILVGNQLKTNALLNTQDPFDFSIRVRTTDLGGLSYEEIIPIRSLIGDAWGDVHFLNFDRRVDQKPGVDSWFHQQSVGDFILVKSTVDGWQIQTRQEPWFYDSRVSVNTAFSTQTEGYKIIFDQDFEPDKKLKIDGAKMTLTSGQFLTVGNSLIQRQDNVYTLIYAGADRRLYTADDDRLIAWDNGNHINITVLPSYERVGLMQGFLGNGDGNRSNDFALRDGTLLPADPSWEQLHGVWADSWRVRQSESLFDTPSPDAPSPPRITLDDLPPDQVQAAIDAAIRVGIPDEALDAVALDSVITQDQGFLDGAANQFSPRFSITSSSVAEENSDSHAVRLTVNLSIPSTRIVTVDYATQDGTGNHPAIAGSDYTATNGTLTFHPGTTALTLDIPIVGDTGLEFDESFSVNLTNPNGAILGTDRGNVTILNDDVNALPTFVGTSGNDVFAGGDDNDIINGREGDDNLNGGAGDDILNGGPGKDVLTGGTGADTFVYQNFTDSLFANPDRLRSFNPDEGDRIYLVTTPDATFNAGIISAANLTEAVNLAYADADPNTPGMQTLGVNQAVFFSFGATTTTRRSYLAVNDNISGYNAASDLFIEVTGMVGTLSTGLLVSNNYFFDALG is encoded by the coding sequence ATGAATACTATCTCTTTGTTTCCTGTTTATAGTTTATCGGATGATTTAAGCAATAATTTATCGTTCAATCCGCTCTCAGATGAACAACCGATTATTTCTGTTGCTGTATCTCCTGAAAGTGTTACCGAAAATGGCGCAGATAAGCTAGTGTTTACCTTCAGCCGAACTGGGAATATCACTAATGCTTTAGATGTTTTAATAAGTATTGAAGGGACGGCATCTAATTATAGTGATTACTCACAAACAGGGATCAACTTTGGTCATCCTCAATACGGTGATGCTTTTTATGTTCACTTTGGGGAATGGTCAGAAACAACTACCGTCACCGTCAACCCTTATGCTGATAATAATGCAGAATCCGATGAAACCGTAACCTTAAGAATTTTGGAGACTCCTGATAATTCTGGTTATGGTATCGGCATCAATTATTCAGCAACAGGAACGATTATTGAACCGCCACCGCCACTGCCGCTCATTTCTATTTCTGGGCCTTATCCGGATTCTTTGGCTGATGACATACAATTTGTAATGCCTATCAGCGGTACCCCCTATATATATAATGATGCCGGCACAATAGGGCCTGCTGGTGGTCCTTTCCCTAACCAGCAGTCCTTATCTAATACGGTGCGAGAAGTTTCTCTAGGAACACCCACTTTAATTCAAGGTGTATATGAGTATATTTGGCATCATGGCTGTGGTCCAACTGCAGCAGGTATGGTGATTGGTTACTGGGACAGAAATGGTTTTCCGAATTTAATTCCAGGAGATAGTACAACTCAGACAAATGAAGTAAACGAAGCTATTGCAAGTAGTGGCCACTATAATGATTATTCTCTACCAAGAGATGATGAACATACCGGTCTTTTACAGGATCGATCTGTCTTCGGTGGGGCTCACTCTAGTGATTCTCTAGCCGACTTTATGAGAACATCTTGGAGTAGTATCAGTAATTACTATGGATGGTCTTGGTTTGACGATGTGGATGATGCCATCATCGGGTATACAAACTATCAAGGTTATGCTCAGTTTAATTCATGGAATGAAGTCTGGGGGGGTTTTACTTGGGATGACTTCGTGAATGAAATCAATAATGCGCGTCCCATGGTATTTTTGGTGGATACGGATGGTAATGGTGGCACAGATCATTTTGTAACTGCTATTGGTTATGATGCAACTACCAGGCAATATGCCTGTCATGATACCTGGGATGGTGCGGCAGTTCGGTGGTTTGATTTCTCCCAGATCAGCAGTGGTAAACGATGGGGAATTTACGGAGCGACTTTTATTCAGCCACCGAAACCTACTATTTCCTTGAGTGTTTCACCTAGTAGCATTAGTGAAAATGCAAGCGGAAACCTAGTTTACACCTTTACTCGTACAGGTACAAAAACGAATCCTCTTACGGTTAATTATCTTGTCGGTGGATCAGCAACCTTTAACACTGATTATACTCAAGTGGGTGCTACCAGTTTTACGGGGACATCTGGAACGGTCACTTTTGCCGCTAATTCCCCAACGGCGACTTTAACTGTTAGCCCAACGATAGATACTAATATCACTGAGGGCGATGAGACCGTGGCTTTGACGTTAGTAACAGGAACAGATTATAATATTGGTACAACCACCGCGGTTACTGGCACTATCCTCAATAACGACTATCCTACAGATATTCTTCTCACCAAAATACCTGCTGTTGGGAATCTCCCAATTGGCACACTATTAGGGAACTTTAGCACTGTAGATCCTGATGTTGGTGATGCCTTTACTTATAGCTTAATATCTGGACTGGGTGACAGGGATAACAGCCGATTTATTCTTGTGGGAAATCAACTCAAAACTAACGCACTCTTAAACACCCAAGATCCGTTTGACTTTAGTATTCGAGTCAGAACTACAGATCTAGGGGGTTTATCTTATGAGGAAATAATACCCATTCGGAGCCTTATAGGTGATGCTTGGGGAGATGTACATTTTCTCAATTTTGATCGCCGAGTCGATCAAAAACCTGGCGTTGATTCTTGGTTTCATCAGCAATCCGTAGGCGACTTTATTCTCGTTAAGTCCACTGTTGATGGTTGGCAAATTCAAACTCGTCAAGAACCTTGGTTCTACGATTCTAGAGTTTCTGTAAACACCGCTTTTTCGACACAAACCGAAGGTTACAAAATTATATTCGATCAAGATTTTGAGCCAGACAAAAAACTCAAAATTGACGGGGCTAAAATGACATTAACCAGTGGCCAATTCCTCACCGTTGGTAACTCTCTAATCCAGCGACAAGATAATGTCTATACCTTAATTTATGCTGGAGCAGACAGGAGGCTCTATACGGCTGACGATGATAGACTTATCGCTTGGGACAATGGCAATCATATCAACATAACTGTTCTTCCTTCCTACGAACGAGTAGGTCTGATGCAAGGATTTCTGGGGAATGGAGATGGTAATCGCTCTAATGACTTCGCTCTGCGGGATGGGACTTTATTACCAGCTGATCCCAGTTGGGAGCAATTGCACGGAGTATGGGCTGATAGCTGGCGGGTGCGTCAGAGCGAATCCCTGTTCGATACCCCCTCGCCTGACGCTCCTTCTCCCCCTCGAATCACCCTAGACGATTTACCCCCCGATCAAGTTCAAGCCGCTATCGATGCCGCCATTCGAGTAGGTATCCCGGATGAGGCCTTGGATGCTGTTGCCTTAGACTCTGTGATTACCCAAGATCAAGGCTTCCTCGACGGTGCAGCTAACCAGTTCTCACCGAGATTCAGTATCACAAGCTCCTCTGTTGCCGAAGAAAATAGTGATAGTCACGCGGTGCGTCTAACAGTCAATCTTTCGATTCCTAGCACGCGCATCGTAACCGTAGATTACGCTACCCAAGATGGTACGGGAAATCATCCAGCGATCGCTGGTTCCGACTATACCGCCACCAATGGTACTTTAACTTTCCATCCCGGTACTACGGCCCTAACCCTAGATATCCCGATTGTGGGGGATACGGGTCTCGAATTCGATGAAAGTTTCTCGGTTAACCTCACTAACCCAAACGGAGCGATTCTCGGAACCGATCGAGGTAATGTCACGATCCTAAATGATGATGTAAATGCACTGCCCACTTTTGTCGGTACTAGCGGTAATGATGTTTTTGCCGGGGGTGACGATAATGACATTATCAACGGGCGGGAAGGCGATGACAACCTAAATGGCGGTGCCGGCGATGATATCCTGAACGGTGGCCCCGGCAAAGATGTCCTTACTGGTGGCACGGGGGCCGATACCTTTGTTTACCAGAACTTTACCGACTCTCTGTTTGCCAATCCCGATCGCCTGCGGAGTTTTAACCCCGATGAAGGCGATCGCATCTACCTAGTCACGACTCCAGACGCTACCTTCAACGCGGGGATTATCAGCGCCGCCAATCTAACCGAAGCGGTAAACCTCGCCTACGCCGATGCCGATCCCAACACCCCCGGAATGCAAACGTTAGGGGTAAATCAGGCGGTCTTCTTTAGCTTTGGTGCCACTACTACAACCCGTCGCAGTTATCTCGCTGTCAATGACAATATTTCCGGCTATAATGCGGCAAGCGATCTTTTCATTGAAGTGACAGGAATGGTCGGAACCTTATCCACAGGATTATTGGTCTCCAATAACTATTTCTTCGACGCTCTTGGTTAA